A region from the Corylus avellana chromosome ca7, CavTom2PMs-1.0 genome encodes:
- the LOC132187134 gene encoding uncharacterized membrane protein At1g16860-like gives MGSRFPSHQLSNGLYVSGRPEQPKERTPTMSSTAMPYTGGDIKKSGELGKMFDIPMDGSKSRKSGQLNSTSRTASFGGAATHSGPIMASAAARAGYTSGPVSSGMSGSASLKKSNSGPLNKHGDPVKKTSGPQSGGVTRQNSGPIPPVLPATGLITSGPISSGPLNSSGAPRKVSGPLESMGSVKIHGSSVAHNPSVTTLSQDDEYSFRRNFPKPILWSVILIFVMGFIAGGFILGAVHNAILLIVVIILFGTVAALFIWNTCWGRRAITGFISRYPDAELRTAKNGQYVKVSGVVTCGNVPLESSFRKVPRCVYTSTSLYEYRGWDSKPANSTHRRFTWGLRSSERHVADFYISDFQSGLRALVKTGYGARVTPYVDDSVVIDVNPENKDLSPDFVRWLGERNLSSDDRIMRLKEGYIKEGSTVSVMGVVQRNDNVLMIVPPPEPLTTGCQWGQCIFPASLEGIVLRFEDTSKIDVIPV, from the exons ATGGGTTCCCGATTCCCATCTCATCAGCTCAGCAATGGCCTCTATGTCTCAGGCCGGCCTGAGCAGCCAAAAGAAAGGACTCCTACGATGAGTTCAACTGCTATGCCCTATACTGGTGGTGATATCAAGAAGTCTGGGGAACTGGGTAAAATGTTTGATATCCCTATGGATGGCTCTAAGTCTAGGAAATCTGGACAGTTAAATAGCACATCAAGGACTGCATCTTTTGGAGGTGCGGCAACGCATTCAGGACCCATCATGGCTAGTGCAGCAGCTCGGGCTGGGTATACATCAGGTCCTGTATCTTCAGGCATGTCTGGCTCAGCTTCATTAAAGAAATCAAATTCTGGGCCACTTAATAAGCATGGTGACCCTGTGAAGAAGACATCTGGTCCCCAATCTGGTGGAGTGACACGCCAAAATTCTGGCCCTATCCCACCAGTTCTTCCTGCAACAGGTCTTATTACATCTGGGCCCATTTCTTCCGGTCCACTAAATTCATCTGGGGCCCCAAGAAAGGTCTCTGGTCCTTTGGAATCAATGGGATCAGTCAAAATACATGGTTCTTCTGTCGCTCACAACCCATCAGTGACTACTCTTAGCCAAGATGATGAATATTCCTTCAGAAGAAACTTCCCAAAGCCAATACTGTGGTCTGTGATTCTGATATTTGTGATGGGGTTCATTGCTGGTGGTTTTATTCTTGGAGCAGTCCACAATGCGATTCTGCTCATTGTTGTAATAATTCTTTTTGGCACAGTTGCTGCATTATTCATTTGGAATACTTGTTGGGGAAGAAGAGCTATCACAGGTTTCATTTCTCGTTATCCCGATGCTGAACTGAGAACTGCAAAAAATGGGCAATATGTGAAGGTTTCTGGG GTGGTTACCTGTGGTAATGTACCGCTCGAGTCATCCTTTCGGAAAGTTCCTAGATGTGTCTATACATCTACCAGTTTATATGAGTACCGAGGATGGGATTCTAAGCCAGCCAATTCTACACATCGTCGTTTTACATGGGGACTCAGATCATCTGAG AGGCATGTGGCGGACTTCTACATCTCTGATTTCCAGTCTGGGTTAAGAGCATTGGTCAAGACTGGCTATGGCGCAAGGGTGACTCCGTATGTTGATGACTCTGTTGTTATTGATGTTAACCCAGAAAACAAAGACTTGTCTCCTGATTTTGTTCGATGGTTGGGAGAGAGGAACCTTTCAAGTGATGATCGTATAATGCGGTTGAAAGAAGG GTACATCAAAGAAGGGAGCACGGTTAGTGTGATGGGAGTTGTTCAGAGAAATGATAATGTGCTTATGATTGTCCCTCCACCTGAGCCATTAACAACTGGATGCCAGTGGGGCCAGTGTATCTTTCCTGCTAGCCTTGAGggtattgttttgagattcgAAGATACTTCAAAAATTGATGTCATACctgtttag